In Paenibacillus dendritiformis, the DNA window CAGTTCCCATTCGAGTTGTTCCTTCGTCAGGTTGAACTGATCGTAGGTCTCATTATCCATGAACGTATATTCATCGCCGCTATTGTACAGGTACTGTACTTCGCGGTTATCGATTTGCGCCCTCGAGAGCGTCTCGCCCGCGCGGAATGTTTTTTCCACTGTGTTGCCGTTACGAAGGTTTTTCAGCTTGGAACGCACAAAAGCGGCGCCCTTACCCGGCTTCACATGCTGGAAATCGAGGACCGTAAAAATATCTCCGTCCACTTCAACTGTCAATCCTGTCTTAAAATCGTTAACTGATATCATTCGCTTGATTCCCTCCTACAATTATGCAACCCAGATTCCTTGGACGGAGCAGATCCTTGCAGCTAGCTCTCAATCCTGTCCGACTACATGTCCAATACGAGCAGTTCCTTGGTCGAATGAGTAATAATCTCGATTCCGCTGTCCGTAATGACAATATCATCCTCAATGCGCACCCCGCCGAAGCCTGGCAAATAGATGCCCGGCTCGACCGTTACGGTCATGCCCGGGGTAAGCACATCATCGGACGAAGAGGCAAGACGGGGCATTTCATGAATTTCCATGCCTACGCCGTGCCCGGTGCTGTGCCCGAACTGATCGCCATATCCATGGCGCTTGATAATATCGCGCGCCAACGCGTCGGCTTCCCGTCCCGTCATCCCTGGACGGATGTGAGCCAGCGCATTCAGCTGCGCTTCCAGTACAATATTATAAATGTCCCGGTGTTTATCCGACGGAGTGCCGAGTACGACGGTCCGTGTCAGATCGGAACAGTAGCCGTTATACAATGCGCCGAAATCAAATTTGATGAATTCGTTGCCTTGAATGACCCGTTCGCTCGCCACGCCGTGCGGAAGCGCCGAACGCTCCCCGGAAGCGACGATCGTATCGAACGAGCTGGATGTGGCCCCATGCTTGCGCATGAAGAATTCCATTTCCAATGCGAGATCCTTCTCCCGCACGCCCGGCTTGATGAAGCCCAGAATGTGACTGAAGGTTTTGTCGGCCAGCTGGGCCGCTTCCCTCATTACCGCCAATTCCTCCGCGTCCTTGATCATCCGCAGATCTTCGACGAGTCTGCCGACCGGAACCATCCCGATCCCTTGGAGCTGCTCGCTGTAGGCGGCATAGGTGGAATAGGTCACGTGCTCCTGCTCGAAGCCGATTCGGGTCAAGCCGGCCTCCGACAGCAGCTGCTTCAGCGTGTCTGTCATTCTCGGCGCGTGCTCCACCACTTCCATATGCTTCGCCTGATCCGCCGCTTGCGTCGTGTAACGGAAATCCGTCATTAGAACCGCCCGCTCGGCTGAAATGAAGACATAGCCTGAAGATCCGGTAAATCCGGTCAAATAGGTCCGGTTAACCGCACTGGTCACAAGCAGTGCTTCCAAGCCGCGAGCTTCCATCGCTTCTCTTAACCGAGTAATGCGGTGTTGACTCATTCTCATCATCTCCTGACATGGACTATTGTCAATCCGTTATTCCGGCCCGCCCGATTATTCCCGCTTCACATCGCTTACGGCCTGATGAAGCGCCATTAGGCCCAACTCGTAGGACCTCGATCCGAATCCCGCAATCTGACCGAGGACAACCGGTGCGGTTACCGACACATGCCGGAAGGCTTCCCTTTTATGTATGTTCGACATATGGACTTCAACTGTCGGGATGTTCACGGCGCTAATGGCGTCACGGAGCGCATAGCTATAATGCGTCAGAGCGCCCGGATTAATCAGAATGCCGTCATGCGTACCGTAAGCGGCATGGATGCGATCGATCAGCTCGCCTTCATGATTGCTCTGGAAGGTCTCCAGCCGGACGCCCCATTCCTCCGCCATTCTCGTCAGCCTGCCCTCGATCGCCGCCAACGATTCGTCGCCATAGACGCCGGGCTCGCGAATGCCGAGCATGTTCAGATTCGGTCCGTTCAATAACAGATAGGAAGCCAAGCCGCACACCCCTTTCCCCGTACACGATTACATGAGAATCCTCACGTATTTTAACATACGAAGCGGCAAATGAGAAGCGTAACCGCAAAGGAGAAGCTTACTTTCGGCCTGCTTGGGGATTACATGACAGGCTGAGGCTGCCCGCGGTCGTCGGGTGCATCTCCGCCGCCGTCATTTTCTCCATTCCCCGGCGAATCCTGCGGTTCTCCTGACGCACCGGATTGATCTGCATCTTCGGGCTCTCGCTCCCGCTCCTCATTGAATTCCGTCGCCACGGTGTAGCCGATGAACAGTCCCCACAGCAGCATCGTGCATGATTCTGTCCATATCGTATTCCATGTCGTGTGACGTACCGGCGGAACCAATCCCAGCAGCGGCCCGGGAGCGACGAACAGGATCACCCACCACACCAGGCCGAAGATGACGCCCGCCCAAGGACCGGGCACTTTGCGGAGCAGAAGCACGTACAGCAGCGCCGCCAGAATCGAGAAAACGATGAATGAGCCCAGGCCGAGAAGCTGGCCGTACCCCGTGGTCAAATAGGCATGCTTAAAATACGGCTCGACCAAAAAACCGGGCACGATTATCGTAAAGTGAAAAATATAGCTTAGCCAATGCAATCCTCCCCATATCAATCCGGCAAAAAAACCGGTCAGCACGCCGAACGTGAACGGATTCGTACGCTTTTGCTGCTTGCGGGTCTGACGTTCGTTCATAGCGATTGCTCTCCTTTCCTGAGACGACATATATGCGCTAGTATGCACCAATCGAGGAAGGGAGATTACAGAGTTCCGCAAAATCATGATGTGGAAAACGGTGTTGAAATTCGTTACAATAATATAACATTCCTATACATTAGTACTGACTGCACAACCGTTTTTGAATACATGAGGATGGTGAAAAAATTTGTCTGAACAGCAAAACCGGTCAATTTACGGCGGACAGGCCGTGATCGAAGGCGTCATGTTCGCTGGCAAG includes these proteins:
- the efp gene encoding elongation factor P, producing MISVNDFKTGLTVEVDGDIFTVLDFQHVKPGKGAAFVRSKLKNLRNGNTVEKTFRAGETLSRAQIDNREVQYLYNSGDEYTFMDNETYDQFNLTKEQLEWELNFLKDNMIVHIVSYQGEIIGINLPNSVELKVVETEPGVKGNTATGATKNATLETGLNVQVPLFINEGDVLLIDTREGKYISRA
- a CDS encoding YqhR family membrane protein, which encodes MNERQTRKQQKRTNPFTFGVLTGFFAGLIWGGLHWLSYIFHFTIIVPGFLVEPYFKHAYLTTGYGQLLGLGSFIVFSILAALLYVLLLRKVPGPWAGVIFGLVWWVILFVAPGPLLGLVPPVRHTTWNTIWTESCTMLLWGLFIGYTVATEFNEEREREPEDADQSGASGEPQDSPGNGENDGGGDAPDDRGQPQPVM
- the aroQ gene encoding type II 3-dehydroquinate dehydratase is translated as MASYLLLNGPNLNMLGIREPGVYGDESLAAIEGRLTRMAEEWGVRLETFQSNHEGELIDRIHAAYGTHDGILINPGALTHYSYALRDAISAVNIPTVEVHMSNIHKREAFRHVSVTAPVVLGQIAGFGSRSYELGLMALHQAVSDVKRE
- a CDS encoding M24 family metallopeptidase, whose product is MSQHRITRLREAMEARGLEALLVTSAVNRTYLTGFTGSSGYVFISAERAVLMTDFRYTTQAADQAKHMEVVEHAPRMTDTLKQLLSEAGLTRIGFEQEHVTYSTYAAYSEQLQGIGMVPVGRLVEDLRMIKDAEELAVMREAAQLADKTFSHILGFIKPGVREKDLALEMEFFMRKHGATSSSFDTIVASGERSALPHGVASERVIQGNEFIKFDFGALYNGYCSDLTRTVVLGTPSDKHRDIYNIVLEAQLNALAHIRPGMTGREADALARDIIKRHGYGDQFGHSTGHGVGMEIHEMPRLASSSDDVLTPGMTVTVEPGIYLPGFGGVRIEDDIVITDSGIEIITHSTKELLVLDM